DNA from Chloroflexota bacterium:
AGGCAGGATATTCTCCACCGCAGCTAGTCCGCGCTGGCTCAGAATGCTGCCCGGGTCCAGGCTCACCCTCACCCCTTTATCCCTGGCTAGGCGAGCGATCTCACACCCAAACCCTGGGGCTGGAGCGCTGAGATGAACGATGGCCAAGGCTGAGAGATCTATGCGCCCCAGCCAGGACACGTCCACTAGCAGATTAGCTCCCCGATGGGCGAACATCATTTTCTCACCACGATCATCCACTGCCACGAAAACCATTCCCGTGGGATGAAAGGGATCGCTACGCACCCACCCTACCCCTACCCCCTGGGCCCGTAACTCACGCAGGACGAAGGCCCCAGCCTCATCGTTTCCCAGACAGGCGAGGTATCCACATAGGCCACCAAGCCTAGCCACCGTGACAGCCACGTTAGCGCCGACCCCGCCCACCGCCTTCTCCAGGCTTAAGGCTTCCACCTCCTCCCCGGCCTGAGGCAAGCGCTCCACTTTAGCTAGGAGGTCCAGGTTCGCATCACCGCTGACCAGAATGCTCATCGAACTCCTTGCCTGTAAAGTAGACCAGCTCGCTTAATATCTACAAGTTAACCCCAGGTTCAGGGAAAACGGGTGGGGCTGATGATAAATTCATACCTGTCTCCTCGATAAACGAGCTTCATATATTCGATGGGTACATCGTTGTCCAAGAAAGTGATGCCTTCCACGAGCAGTATGGGCGTACCCACAGCAACCTGCAAGAGACCCGCCTCATGCTCTGAGGCAATGGTAGGTTTCAGAACCTGCTCGGCCCGCCATAGATGCAGGCCGTACTTGTCCTCGATGATGCGGTATAAGGAGGAATTGGCCAGATCCTCTTCCAGCAACTGGGGACAAAGGTGGTAGGGGACATAGGAAAGGCTCAGAGCCATGGGTTCGCTATCGGCGAAGCGGAGGCGCTCTATCTTAATGGCTTGCTGGTCGGATCGGAGGCCTAGACCGCCGGCCACCTTAGGGGGTGGGTCCACTACAGCCAATTCCAAGATCTTAGCTCCGGGTTTGAGACCCCGCTCCAGCATATCTTCGCTAAAGCTGGTGAGACGGATCAGCCCCTGGCGCATCTTCTTCGGCGCCACAAAAGTGCCTTTCCCCTGCATGGTATACACCAGTCCCTGTTTGGTCAGGTGATCGATGGCCTGGCGGGCAGTGTTTCTGCCTACCCTGAACCGGCCCATCAGCTCTTTCTCTGACCAGATCTTGGAGTGGGGGGATAGCTGAGTGCTATCGATGAGCTCCCGGATTTTCTCGCTGATCTGGTAGTACATAGGCTCGAAGCTGAATCGGTTGACCTCACCCATAAGCCTGTTCTCATCCCTGTGATATACTTGTTGGGTTATCCCAACAAGTTTCATCCCTTAATATAGCACAAATTAAGGAAAAAATCAAGAGCAACAGAACCCAAGGGGTAGCATTCAAAAGTTGGTTATTTTTTCGGCTCACCTGAAAAAATCTACAACTGGAAATCGTAGCCTCAGAATTATGATATAATATGCCTTAATTGGACAGTAGGTTGTTGTCTGGCTGAGATCACTATCTACTTCCCCATTGGAGTACAAATGTCCTCTATCGTAACCGTAACTGAGGATTTTGCGGCTCTGAAAAGTGAATGGGATGAGCTTATGCGACGAAGCCGATGTGGGACCATTTTCTCCACCTGGGGCTGGCAAAGCATCTGGTGGGAGTGTCTCGGTGGAGGAGCTGAACCCTTCCTGCTGACTGTTCGGGAGGGAAAGGAACTCATCGGCATCGTGCCGCTAATGAAACATGCGGGATCACTCTACTTCATCGGTGGTACCGAGGTTTGCGATTATCTTGATATCGTAGCCTGTCCCGGCCGTGAGGGTGAGGTGTGGGGGGCAGCGCTTGATTACTTGTTACAGACCGACTGGCAACAGGTGAACCTGCATTGTCTGAGGGCCTCTTCGGCCACTCTCGCTTATCTCCCCACTTTGGCCAGGAGAAAGGGGCTGAAGGTCGAACAGCAAACGGTAGATGTCTGTCCGCATCTCGTGCTCCCTCCCAGCTGGGAGGAATTTCTTGCTTCCCTCAGCAAGAAGGATCGCCACGAGCTACGGCGCAAGATGCGCCGCTTGGAACGTAGTGGTGCGGTGCGCTGGTATGCCGTTCAGGAGAACGGCCGACTGGAGGCGGATATGGATGATTTCATCCAACTGCATCGCCTTAGTCGTCCGGAGAAGGAGTCCTTTATGGATGCCCAGATGGAGGCTTTCTTCCGCAGGATCGCGGACTACTTCCTACCCCAGCGTCTGCTTAAGCTCTACTTTCTCGAGATTGGCGGTGGGCGTGTCGCCTCCTGCATCTGTCTGGAGCAGGGCGAGGAAATCTGGCTCTACAACAGCGGTTTCGATCGGAACCACGCCTCCCTGAGTGTCGGCTTGCTCCTCAAAGTCTTCTGTGTCCAGGCGGCTATCGCCGCGGGTAAGAAGGGCTTCGACTTTCTGAGGGGAGCCGAACCGTATAAATACGACCTGGGGGCCGTGGATAAGCCACTCTACAGGCTGCTCGTCTGGAGAGGTGAAGGCGATTCGCACCTAGGGGCTAGAACGGATGTATAGGGTAGCTATGATCAGCGTCCACTCATGTCCCCTGGCCCGGCTGGGTGGTCAGGAAACTGGTGGGATGAACGTCTATATACAGGAATTGAGTCGGGAATTGGGTAGGAGAGGTATAGCAGTAGATATCTTCACGCGCTGGACCAATCCCTCCGTGCCCAGCCTCGTCGGGTTAGGGCCACAGGGGCGTGTGATCCACCTTAAAGCTGGAGAGGTGGGGCCGTTGCCCAAGAACGAGGTATTGCGGCATCTTCCCGAGTTTATCTGTAACATGAGGCGGTTCAAGGAGGAGCAGAACATCCACTATGATCTGCTCCACAGCCACTACTGGCTCAGTGGTTGGGTAGCCCGCTTCCTGCAGGAGCGCTGGTACCTGCCTCACGTGACGATGTTTCATACCCTGGGCCAGCTCAAGAATCGCGCTCGACCGGCGGAGAACGAGAGTGCCCAGCGCATTAGCATCGAGCAAAAGATTATCGCTTCGGCCGATAGGATCATCGCCGCCACCACACAGGAAAAAGCAGCGATGATCGACCTTTACGGTGTGGAGCCAGAGCGCATCAGGGTCGTTCCCTGTGGGGTTGATTTACGGACCTTCCAGCCATCGGAGAAAGCAGTGGCCAGGAAGCAATTGGGGCTTGCTGACCAGCGTCTGGTACTTTTCGTTGGACGCGTCGAGCCGTTGAAGGGAGCAGATATTTTGATTCGGGCGATGTCTCACCTGGCCGGGATGAGGGGGTTACGCCTGCTCATCATCGGAGGTGATGGCCAGCAGAACGATCCCCAGATAGGCCGTTTGCGTTCCCTGGTCGCCAGGCTTGGGCTGGGGGAAAAGGTATCCTTTTTGGGTCCGATCGAGCAGGAGAGGCTACCCCTCTATTATAGTGCGGCTGAGGTTTGTGTGGTCCCCTCCCATTATGAAAGCTTTTGTCTGGTCGCTCTGGAGGCGCTGGCTTGCGGCACGCCAGTGATCGCCTCCAGGGTTGGCGCTCTACCGAATATTATCCACCATAATGAGAACGGGCTGCTGGTTACGCAGCGTTCTCCTTCAGGCTTTGCGGAGGCGGTGCGCTCTCTTCTCGACGGCCCCGTTCGGTGGGGAAGGTTAGCTCAAGCGGCGCGTCCTTCCGTTGAACACCTCACCTGGTCGGCAGTAGCTGACCAGATCATGCAGGTCTATAATGAATTGATCATGGGGGCCCCCAAAGATTTGGCTCTATGTACAGATGATGCCGAGAAACAGAGGTATGGGGGCTTCTGTTGTCAGTGTTAGGAGTGGTGGCAGATGGATATACCCAAGAAGGTTTTAGTAATCGTCGCTCACCCTGACGATGCCGAGTTTGGCTGTGCTGGGACGCTGGCCAAGTGGATAAACGAGGGGAGCGAGGTTCATTATATTCTGTGCAGTAGTGGGGATAAGGGGATCAACAACGGTGATATAAACGCGGCAGAGCTGGCCCTCCTGCGTGAACAGGAGCAAGAGGCGGCAGCGGCAGTGTTGGGGGTGAAGGGCTGCACTTTCTTGCGGCATAAGGACGCGGAGATAGAGGTGAACCTGTCCTTACGGGCAGAATTAGTGCGGCTGATTCGCCAGCATCGCCCGGAGGCTGTGATGACCCACGATCCGTGGTTGCACTATCAGCTCCATCCAGACCACCGCGCTGTCGGCTTTGTAGCCGTTGATGCCGTTGCCTCAGCCCGCGATCGACTCTTTCATCTGGAGCAGCTGGTGGACGGTTTGGGTGTGCATCGGACCAAGGAGATTTATCTCTTCCGCCCTCAGGAGCCCAATTTATGGGTGGATATCACTACTACCATTGAGAAGAAGATCGCCGCCTTGAGCAAGCACCAGAGCCAGCTCTCCCATATCGAGGGATTAGAGGAGCGAGTGCAGCGCTGGTCCGCGCTTATGGGTGAGGAGAAGGGTATGCCTTTGGCCGAAGCGTTCAGACGGATGGAGCTTTTCTAAAAGGCGATAGGAGAGAGATGTATCCAGAGCTTCTTCATCTTGGGGGCTTAACCATTCGTTCCTATACCCTGATGATTGAGATCGGCTTAATCGTCGGTCTCCTGGTAGCATATAAAGAGGCCAGGCGTCTCGGTTTCACCGCCGAGCAGTTCATCGACCTGGCCATCTGGGTGGTGGTGGCGGCGGTGGTCGGCACGCGTTTATACTATGTAGCCATCAACTGGCCAGAATTCGAACATGACTGGTGGGGGATCATTCGCACCTGGGAAGGGGGATTGGTCTTCCATGGAGCCCTCCTGGGTGGTCTGCTGGCGGCCATCATCTACGTTCATACACATCGCCTGCCTTTTTGGCCGGTGGCCGATTTTGCTGCCCCGGGGCTCATCCTTGGACAAGCCATCGGCCGTATAGGTTGTTTCTTAAATGGCTGTTGTTATGGCGTCGCTACTACCTTGCCCTGGGGTGTCACCTTCCCATGGAATGCGGGGGAGAGGCTGCAACCGACACAACTGTATGAGTCGGCGGCCAATTTCGGCATCTTCGCCATTCTCTGGGGCCTGCGCAAAAACAAACCGTGGGATGGTTTCCTCTTCGTCTCTTATCTCATCCTTTACTCCAGCGTCCGTTTCACCCTCGAGTTTGTGAGGGGCGATCCAGCCCAGGTCTTCGATTCTCTCCGGCTGGCCCAATGGGTCAGTCTGGCCCTTCTAATCCTCGGCATTGGGCTGGGTCTCTACCGACGGAGCAAGGCCGCCGCCCTGAGGGAGGCCAGCGAGGGTGTCTCTAAGTCGAGCTGAACCAAGCGCCTATCAGACTGCTACTTCGGCTGCCGACTTCGTATAGCTTGATATGTTAGCTGAAATCGCTCTTTTTGAACCATGGACTCTATTTTATGCTAAACTAATGTTGTGATCCAAACCGCCTTAAAATCAAATTCAATGGATTTCCTAGCAAGGATTTTGGGGAAGGATGAACTGGCGAGGTTACCCCTGATCGCTGAAGGAATCTTTAAAGCTTTTGGAAACCCAGAGGAGAATCCTATGGACAAAGTGAGAATCACTTCAGAATTTGACCGGACGGCGGATTTGATCCTGTTTGAGGGTGATTGTCTTGGCTTGCTTCCCCAGATTCCTGCGGGGTTCGTCAAGTTGGTTGTTACCTCCCCACCGTACAATCTGGGCAAGCCTTACGAAAGTCGTCTGAGCCTGGATGAATACCTTGCCCAACAGCGCAGGGTTATCGAAGAGTGCGTGCGAGTGTTAGAGGATCGAGGAAGCATTTGCTGGCAAGTCGGCAACTATGTTGATAACAGCGAGATCATTCCTCTTGATATCGTTATATATCCGATCTTCGCCTCGTTGGGGTTACATTTGCGCAATCGCATTGTGTGGCATTTTGGGCATGGCCTACACGCCTCTAAACGGTTTTCCGGTCGGTACGAAGTCATTCTATGGTTTACCAAAGGCAACGAATACACCTTCGATCTGGATGCTGTCCGTGTGCCCCAGAAGTATCCTAAGAAAAAGTACTTCAAGGGGCCGAAAAGGGGAGAGATTAGTGGCAACCCTTTGGGCAAGAATCCCAGCGATGTTTGGGAAATACCCAATGTGAAAGCGAACCACGTGGAAAAGACCATCCACCCGTGCCAGTTCCCAGTCGAATTGATTGAGCGTCTGGTACTCTCAATGACCGATGAGGGCGATTGGGTGTTAGACCCATTTATGGGCGTGGGCACGTCAGCGGTTGCAGCCTTGATGCACAACCGAAAAGCCATCGGTGCCGAAATTATGCCTGAATATGTGCAAATTGCGAGAGAGCGTATTCAGCTAGCAGAGAAGGGGGTGTTGCGCATCCGGCCGATGGAAAGGTCGGTTTACGACCCTGACATGCCTGAGGCAAGCATCCCACCGAAGTTTGTACATCTGGGGCTCGCCCCACTTCAGCCCCAGTTATTCGAGCAGCATACACCGTACACCGCCGAGGAGCAGGAAGAATGAAAATCGTGTACGAGTATTCACACCTGGGTGGTGCAGAAATCTTGCAAGTGCGCTATCCAGAGTGTGAACGTGAGATTTGCAAAATCATCGCAGGCGTAGCAGCGAAAAGAACCAAGGTCAGCAAAGAGAAAACGATGCGAGGAAGAGAGCTGTTCTCGCCCAAAGAGATGAACCAGCAATTTCGCGAGGCATTCACAGCTAAGGGGTATACCGAGTTGCGCGATACCTACACGATCACCATACCTAACAGCGATGCGACTATCCCAGGTGCGTTCAAGCAGATTGACTTTGTGAAAGGCAAGGTGCTGGTTGAGGTGCAGTTCGGCAAGTATGCCTTTATGTTCTACGATATGGCTAAGTTCCAGTACTTCTTCAACGAGAACAAGGCCGACGTAGGCGTCGAAATCGTGCCCTGCCACGCGCTGCACAAGCAAATGTCTACTGGCGTATCCTATGGAGAACAATTAGTATATGACATTGAGCGACTAAAACGACATTTTCCTGCCGTCCCGATCAAGGTGATTTTAATTGACGTAGATGAACCTGATTAAGGCGCTGCTGCTTCAGATAACAGATGGTTTACATTTAGGGCTAAAGCCATATCCGCCTGTGGCGGATGTCGTTCATCACTCAACGTTAGCTGAAATCGCTCTTTTTGAACCATGGACTCTATTTTATGCTAAAATAATATAAAACTCCTCTACGAAAGGGGAAGATTAGAGGTGGAGAAGCGTTTCTGAACGCTCTCCAGGGACATAGGAGGTAAGAGATATGTTTTGGCCCTATTACTTCATTGATCCTCTGTGGATAATCGTTTCCCTGCCCGCCTTGTTACTGATGCTATACGCCCAGTTCAAAGTGCGTGGTGCCTATAGCAAGTATTCGCAGGTGCCGAATATGCAGGGGATGAGCGGTGCCCAGGCGGCCCGCCGGCTTCTCGATGCGGCCGGTCTCACTTATGTACCGATCGAGGTCACCCCAGGCGAACTGAGTGATCATTACGATCCGCGGGCTAAAGTCTTGCGGTTGTCGCCATCTGTGTACCGGAGTGCGTCGGTGGCTGCGCTGGGAATCACGGCCCACGAGGTTGGGCATGCCCTGCAGGACAAAGTGGGCTATGTACCGCTCCGTGTACGGTCCGGCTTGGTGCCGGTAGCTAACATTGGGTCGTGGTTGGGATACATCTTCGTCATCTTAGGGTTCATTGCCCAGGCGAGTGGACTGATCTGGCTGGGGATCGCCCTCTTCTCAGGTGCGGTGGTCTTTGCCCTGATCACTCTACCCGTGGAGTACAACGCCAGTGGGCGTGCTCTCCAGCTGCTGCGGACGAATGGCATGGTGAGTACAGCCGAGTTGCAGGGCACTCAAGCCGTGCTGAATGCGGCGGCGCTCACTTACGTGGCCGCCCTGCTCCAGGCCATCGGACAGCTGCTCTACTGGGTGCTGCTGGCCGTGGGCATGGGCCGACGTCAAGACTAGACGTAGAGACCGGCGACCAAGGGGGTTTCAAGGGGGCGCAGCCCCTTTGGCAGGGGTCTCTCAAATGTGCCCCACTAAGATTGTATCGGCATGCGGTCAAAGGTCAGGTCCCCTTCCCCTGCTGGATGGGGTAGTCCAGAAGGGGAGCACCCCTTCTGGGAAGGTTCTAGGGCTCTGCCCTAGCCTCTTTCCCCCCTCTCCCACTTTGTGGGAGAGGGGGTCAGGGGGTGAGGGCACCCTCACAAAAAAGCCCGCAGGGATACCTTGAATCTGCCGAAGGCGGATTTAGGGGAGATATTCAACGCTCTCGGCGTAGATTCTGAGCAATAACAAGGAAGGGGGAGCCCCCGGGGGCTCCCCCTTTATAAGGAGAAGAGAATGGGCGAGACCTATGCCGTGCCCTATGGCAAAGGTGTTCTAGAGTTCGATCTACCCTCTGGCATGCGCGGCACCCTGCTTAAGTCACGGTCGCTTCCCCCCGTGTACGATCTGGATGCGGCCATTCGGGAGGCTTTAGAGAATCCGCTGAACTCACCCCGTCTGCGCGACCTGGCTAAGCGGGGTGATCGTGTCTGCTTGGTTATCACTGACGCTACCCGAGACTGTCCTGACGTCCATCTGGTTCCAGCCCTCTTGACTGAGCTGTACCAGGCCGGAGTGCGAGACAGCGATATCACGGTGGTCTTCGGCCTGGGCATGCACCGACCGACTACCCCTGAGGAGCGGCGCCAGAAGCTGGGCGAGGATCTGTCCTGTTGTCTGCGCCTGATCGATCCCGACCAATCTGATCCAGAGCAGTGGGTGGATCTTGGCCACACCAGGTCGGGCGTGCCTATTGTGTTAAATTCACACGTCTTGCAGGCGGATCTAGTGATCGCCACAGGCATCGTTGAACCGCATCTCTACGCCGGCTACAGCGGTGGGCGTAAGACGGTAGGCATCGGCACAGCCGCTGAACGCACCATTGAACACCTCCATAGCGTGCACATGCTCGAGCACCCCGGGACACGTCTGGGGGTGATCGAGGGTAACCCTTTCCATGAGGCGGTCACGAAGATCGCTCAGGCTGCCAGCCTGCGTTTCATCATCAACGTGGTGGTGAATGAGGCAAAGGAGGTTGTGGCGGTCAAGGCGGGCAAGCCAGAGGATGTTTTCGCTTGCTTGGTTGAGGTGGCTAAGGACCTCTATACAGTCCCCATTCTGAAGAGCTTCGATATCGTCGTGGCCGGTGTGGGTTATCCCAAAGATAGCAACCTCTACCAGGCCAGCCGTGCCCCTAGCTACCTCATCTTCGCTCCCCAGCCTGTCGTACGGAAGGGAGGGGTAATTATCGTCCCGGCGCCCTGTCCGGAGGGAGTAGGGGATGGTATAGGAGAGCGACGGTTCTATGAGCTGATGAAGGGTACGCCCGATCTGAGCGCGATCATCGCCAATGCCCATCGCTATGGCTATAAGGCGGGGGAGCAGCGGGCCTTCGTGATGGCTAAAGTGCTGCAACATTGCGCCGTAATCTTCGCCGGGACCACCTGTCCGGACGTGGTACGTCATCTGCATATGATTCCAGCCGCAGATATGCAAGAGGCCTTCGAGGTGGCCCAGCGCCTGGTGGGTTCTGCGGCTGAAGTGCTAATCGTCCCTCATGCTCTAATGACCCTGCCGGTCATCTCTCCTTGAAGGCCGGAGAGTGGCGCGGTATCCTGGAGGAGGTGGAGAGACTGGGCGGGCTTGCCCATCCCAGGATCCCCGCCGGGCTCGCAGTTGACCGCAGGCGGCCTCAATGTGGCTCCCCCGCTCTGCACGGACAGTCGTGGCGATGCCCTGTCGTTCCAGTTCGGTTTTGAAGGCCAGAACGCGGTGGGGAGGAGAAGGTTGATAACGGCTCCCTGGTGTAGGATTAAGAGGGATAAGGTTGACGTGACAGAGGAAGCCGCTTAATAAAGCGGCCAATTGGCGGGCCTCACGTGGTCCATCGTTAACCCC
Protein-coding regions in this window:
- a CDS encoding carbohydrate kinase family protein is translated as MSILVSGDANLDLLAKVERLPQAGEEVEALSLEKAVGGVGANVAVTVARLGGLCGYLACLGNDEAGAFVLRELRAQGVGVGWVRSDPFHPTGMVFVAVDDRGEKMMFAHRGANLLVDVSWLGRIDLSALAIVHLSAPAPGFGCEIARLARDKGVRVSLDPGSILSQRGLAAVENILPWADLLLLNERECYRLSGKEILSEACQYLASLGVGIIAIKRGEKGAALYTKGRLTYYAGFAVEVVDTTGAGDCFDGAFLYGWERGWDLETCALWANAAGALATTKPGPQAGIPTYRELKLFLEEGGEELS
- a CDS encoding GntR family transcriptional regulator, with translation MGEVNRFSFEPMYYQISEKIRELIDSTQLSPHSKIWSEKELMGRFRVGRNTARQAIDHLTKQGLVYTMQGKGTFVAPKKMRQGLIRLTSFSEDMLERGLKPGAKILELAVVDPPPKVAGGLGLRSDQQAIKIERLRFADSEPMALSLSYVPYHLCPQLLEEDLANSSLYRIIEDKYGLHLWRAEQVLKPTIASEHEAGLLQVAVGTPILLVEGITFLDNDVPIEYMKLVYRGDRYEFIISPTRFP
- a CDS encoding GNAT family N-acetyltransferase, with amino-acid sequence MSSIVTVTEDFAALKSEWDELMRRSRCGTIFSTWGWQSIWWECLGGGAEPFLLTVREGKELIGIVPLMKHAGSLYFIGGTEVCDYLDIVACPGREGEVWGAALDYLLQTDWQQVNLHCLRASSATLAYLPTLARRKGLKVEQQTVDVCPHLVLPPSWEEFLASLSKKDRHELRRKMRRLERSGAVRWYAVQENGRLEADMDDFIQLHRLSRPEKESFMDAQMEAFFRRIADYFLPQRLLKLYFLEIGGGRVASCICLEQGEEIWLYNSGFDRNHASLSVGLLLKVFCVQAAIAAGKKGFDFLRGAEPYKYDLGAVDKPLYRLLVWRGEGDSHLGARTDV
- a CDS encoding glycosyltransferase, which produces MYRVAMISVHSCPLARLGGQETGGMNVYIQELSRELGRRGIAVDIFTRWTNPSVPSLVGLGPQGRVIHLKAGEVGPLPKNEVLRHLPEFICNMRRFKEEQNIHYDLLHSHYWLSGWVARFLQERWYLPHVTMFHTLGQLKNRARPAENESAQRISIEQKIIASADRIIAATTQEKAAMIDLYGVEPERIRVVPCGVDLRTFQPSEKAVARKQLGLADQRLVLFVGRVEPLKGADILIRAMSHLAGMRGLRLLIIGGDGQQNDPQIGRLRSLVARLGLGEKVSFLGPIEQERLPLYYSAAEVCVVPSHYESFCLVALEALACGTPVIASRVGALPNIIHHNENGLLVTQRSPSGFAEAVRSLLDGPVRWGRLAQAARPSVEHLTWSAVADQIMQVYNELIMGAPKDLALCTDDAEKQRYGGFCCQC
- a CDS encoding PIG-L family deacetylase produces the protein MDIPKKVLVIVAHPDDAEFGCAGTLAKWINEGSEVHYILCSSGDKGINNGDINAAELALLREQEQEAAAAVLGVKGCTFLRHKDAEIEVNLSLRAELVRLIRQHRPEAVMTHDPWLHYQLHPDHRAVGFVAVDAVASARDRLFHLEQLVDGLGVHRTKEIYLFRPQEPNLWVDITTTIEKKIAALSKHQSQLSHIEGLEERVQRWSALMGEEKGMPLAEAFRRMELF
- the lgt gene encoding prolipoprotein diacylglyceryl transferase, which gives rise to MYPELLHLGGLTIRSYTLMIEIGLIVGLLVAYKEARRLGFTAEQFIDLAIWVVVAAVVGTRLYYVAINWPEFEHDWWGIIRTWEGGLVFHGALLGGLLAAIIYVHTHRLPFWPVADFAAPGLILGQAIGRIGCFLNGCCYGVATTLPWGVTFPWNAGERLQPTQLYESAANFGIFAILWGLRKNKPWDGFLFVSYLILYSSVRFTLEFVRGDPAQVFDSLRLAQWVSLALLILGIGLGLYRRSKAAALREASEGVSKSS
- a CDS encoding site-specific DNA-methyltransferase, yielding MDKVRITSEFDRTADLILFEGDCLGLLPQIPAGFVKLVVTSPPYNLGKPYESRLSLDEYLAQQRRVIEECVRVLEDRGSICWQVGNYVDNSEIIPLDIVIYPIFASLGLHLRNRIVWHFGHGLHASKRFSGRYEVILWFTKGNEYTFDLDAVRVPQKYPKKKYFKGPKRGEISGNPLGKNPSDVWEIPNVKANHVEKTIHPCQFPVELIERLVLSMTDEGDWVLDPFMGVGTSAVAALMHNRKAIGAEIMPEYVQIARERIQLAEKGVLRIRPMERSVYDPDMPEASIPPKFVHLGLAPLQPQLFEQHTPYTAEEQEE
- a CDS encoding BstYI gives rise to the protein MKIVYEYSHLGGAEILQVRYPECEREICKIIAGVAAKRTKVSKEKTMRGRELFSPKEMNQQFREAFTAKGYTELRDTYTITIPNSDATIPGAFKQIDFVKGKVLVEVQFGKYAFMFYDMAKFQYFFNENKADVGVEIVPCHALHKQMSTGVSYGEQLVYDIERLKRHFPAVPIKVILIDVDEPD
- a CDS encoding zinc metallopeptidase is translated as MFWPYYFIDPLWIIVSLPALLLMLYAQFKVRGAYSKYSQVPNMQGMSGAQAARRLLDAAGLTYVPIEVTPGELSDHYDPRAKVLRLSPSVYRSASVAALGITAHEVGHALQDKVGYVPLRVRSGLVPVANIGSWLGYIFVILGFIAQASGLIWLGIALFSGAVVFALITLPVEYNASGRALQLLRTNGMVSTAELQGTQAVLNAAALTYVAALLQAIGQLLYWVLLAVGMGRRQD
- the larA gene encoding nickel-dependent lactate racemase; translation: MGETYAVPYGKGVLEFDLPSGMRGTLLKSRSLPPVYDLDAAIREALENPLNSPRLRDLAKRGDRVCLVITDATRDCPDVHLVPALLTELYQAGVRDSDITVVFGLGMHRPTTPEERRQKLGEDLSCCLRLIDPDQSDPEQWVDLGHTRSGVPIVLNSHVLQADLVIATGIVEPHLYAGYSGGRKTVGIGTAAERTIEHLHSVHMLEHPGTRLGVIEGNPFHEAVTKIAQAASLRFIINVVVNEAKEVVAVKAGKPEDVFACLVEVAKDLYTVPILKSFDIVVAGVGYPKDSNLYQASRAPSYLIFAPQPVVRKGGVIIVPAPCPEGVGDGIGERRFYELMKGTPDLSAIIANAHRYGYKAGEQRAFVMAKVLQHCAVIFAGTTCPDVVRHLHMIPAADMQEAFEVAQRLVGSAAEVLIVPHALMTLPVISP